The Mauremys reevesii isolate NIE-2019 unplaced genomic scaffold, ASM1616193v1 Contig1, whole genome shotgun sequence genome includes a region encoding these proteins:
- the APOM gene encoding apolipoprotein M, with amino-acid sequence MLQRTWSYLLYLYGALIGALSPCAPPAPLPASGLDRDQYLGTWHFIAAAAATPAALETFAGTDGSVFHMGQGPQPQRLQLRAALRLKSGGCVPRSWIYLLNEGSTDLATEGRPGMRTELFSSKCPDTIIVQETDRDYQRILLYSRTPDLADDCIEDFRNQAYCLDMEEFLLIPRSQDTCQLQDS; translated from the exons ATGCTCCAGCGCACCTGGTCCTACCTGCTGTACCTGTATGGGGCCCTGATCGGCGCCCTGAGCCCATGCgccccccctgccccgctgccAGCCAGCGGGCTGGACCGGGACCAG TACCTGGGCACCTGGCACTTCATCGCCGCCGCAGCAGCCACCCCTGCTGCCCTGGAGACCTTCGCGGGCACCGACGGCTCCGTCTTCCACATggggcagggcccccagccccagcgcctGCAGCTCCGCGCCGCCCTCCGCCT gaaaTCAGGGGGCTGCGTGCCCAGATCATGGATTTATCTGCTTAACGAAGGGAGCACCGACCTGGCCACAGAAG GGCGGCCGGGGATGAGGACTGAGCTGTTCTCCAGCAAGTGTCCAGACACCATCATTGTCCAGGAAACCGACCGAGACTATCAAAGGATCCTGCTGTACT cccGCACCCCCGACCTGGCTGACGACTGCATTGAGGATTTCCGGAACCAAGCCTACTGCCTGGACATGGAAGAATTCCTGCTTATCCCCCGCAGCCAAG ACACCTGCCAGCTTCAGGATTCCTGA